A genomic window from Chitinophaga pollutisoli includes:
- a CDS encoding hotdog domain-containing protein, with product MNFYTRKWVKPEDLNAHGTLFGGSLLRWIDEEAAIYAIIQLGTNSCVTKYMSEINFINSAKQGDIVELGIKATHFGRTSITLSCEVRNKITQKTILTIDKIVFVSVDENGVPKPHGRTHITYTDERLREDPI from the coding sequence ATGAATTTTTATACCAGAAAATGGGTGAAACCGGAAGACCTCAACGCCCACGGCACCCTCTTCGGCGGAAGTCTCCTCCGTTGGATCGATGAAGAAGCGGCCATTTATGCCATCATTCAACTCGGGACCAACAGCTGCGTCACTAAGTACATGTCAGAAATCAATTTTATCAACTCCGCCAAACAGGGTGATATCGTGGAACTGGGCATTAAAGCTACCCATTTCGGGCGTACTTCCATCACGCTGAGCTGCGAAGTCCGCAATAAGATCACCCAGAAAACCATTCTCACCATCGACAAAATCGTGTTTGTCAGCGTCGATGAAAACGGCGTCCCCAAACCCCACGGCCGCACGCACATCACTTACACCGACGAGCGCCTGCGCGAAGATCCCATCTGA
- the uvrA gene encoding excinuclease ABC subunit UvrA, whose product MTHYSPKPGFVTVRGAREHNLKNVDLEIPRDALVVFTGVSGSGKSSLAFGTLYAEAQRRYLESVSPYARRLFHQLSVPDVDDIDGLPPAVALQQQRGAPTTRSSVGSVTTLGNLMRMLYSRAGQYPRNQPIIHAEAFSPNTPEGACPTCHGMGMIYDATEASMVPDPTLTIRGRAIAAWPQAWYGQNLRDILVTLGYDVDRPWKELPKKVRDWILFTEEQPTVPVYAGFTPEETKQALKLKTEPSYMGTFSGARRYLLHTFSHTQSAMMKKRVQQYMVSTPCPSCKGKRLRKESLSVKFAGLDIAEIAHLSLEKLAGILEPFAHNRQLADVSHPERNIVAQRITADICARLQVLLDLGLGYLTPDRSTPTLSPGELQRLRLATQVRSNLFGVVYVLDEPSAGLHPADTEALLRALKGLKAAGNTIFVVEHETDVIREADWIVDVGPAAGTNGGEILYSGPPEGLTAISGSATRHYLFGRQSIPMRPQRTAERWLELKGITRNNLHGLDARFPLGVLTAVTGISGSGKSSLVSQALVELVAETLGHSAEAENDEEPRLTGVSGGQIFAGMEHIARLVQVNQAPIGRTPRSNLATYTGLFDHVRKIFAETPMARSRKYDAGRFSFNVAKGRCKTCEGEGFVMVELLFLPSVYSPCPACQGARYNEKTLEVQFRGKNIAEVLGMTVDQAFTFFDGAENVQRPLGVLRDVGLGYLRLGQPATELSGGEAQRIKLATELQRTGRGNTLYVLDEPTTGLHPSDVDKLVLQLERLVAAGNTVIVVEHDMRVIAGSDWVIDMGPGAGEKGGSIVAEGPPSTVAKTKNSKTAPYLSAFFDTMQ is encoded by the coding sequence ATGACGCACTATTCACCGAAGCCCGGATTCGTAACCGTCCGCGGCGCCAGAGAGCACAACCTTAAAAACGTAGACCTGGAAATCCCGCGGGACGCACTCGTGGTTTTCACCGGCGTTTCGGGGTCGGGAAAATCTTCCCTCGCATTCGGCACCCTCTACGCTGAAGCGCAAAGGCGTTACCTGGAATCCGTTTCGCCATATGCGAGAAGGCTTTTCCATCAATTGTCGGTGCCGGATGTGGATGACATCGATGGCCTCCCGCCGGCGGTAGCGCTCCAGCAACAACGCGGCGCGCCTACCACGCGGTCGTCCGTCGGCAGCGTAACCACCCTCGGCAACCTGATGCGCATGCTGTATTCCCGCGCAGGCCAATATCCCCGCAACCAACCCATTATCCACGCAGAGGCATTTTCTCCCAATACGCCGGAAGGCGCCTGCCCGACTTGTCATGGTATGGGCATGATCTACGACGCCACCGAAGCTTCCATGGTCCCCGATCCCACGCTCACGATCCGCGGGCGCGCAATTGCCGCATGGCCGCAGGCCTGGTACGGCCAGAACCTCCGCGACATCCTGGTAACGCTTGGCTACGATGTGGACCGCCCCTGGAAGGAATTGCCGAAAAAAGTCCGTGACTGGATACTTTTCACGGAAGAACAACCCACGGTGCCCGTATACGCCGGATTTACACCGGAGGAAACGAAGCAGGCGCTGAAATTGAAAACAGAGCCCAGCTACATGGGAACCTTCAGCGGCGCGCGCCGGTACCTGTTGCATACGTTCTCCCACACGCAGAGCGCCATGATGAAAAAACGGGTGCAGCAATACATGGTGAGCACGCCATGCCCCTCCTGCAAAGGCAAACGCCTCCGCAAGGAATCGCTCTCTGTGAAGTTCGCCGGGCTCGATATCGCGGAGATCGCGCATCTTTCGCTGGAAAAGCTCGCGGGCATCCTGGAGCCATTCGCCCATAACCGTCAATTGGCGGATGTTTCCCATCCGGAACGCAATATCGTGGCGCAACGCATTACGGCGGACATCTGCGCCCGCCTGCAGGTACTGCTCGACCTCGGCCTGGGTTACCTCACGCCCGACCGCAGCACGCCCACGCTGTCGCCCGGTGAGCTGCAGCGGCTGCGCCTGGCCACACAGGTCCGGAGCAATCTCTTTGGCGTGGTGTATGTGCTCGACGAGCCCTCCGCCGGTCTGCACCCCGCGGATACGGAAGCGCTCCTGCGCGCGCTCAAGGGCCTAAAAGCCGCAGGGAACACGATTTTTGTGGTGGAACACGAAACCGACGTCATCCGCGAAGCCGATTGGATTGTGGATGTGGGCCCGGCCGCGGGTACCAATGGGGGAGAGATATTGTACAGCGGTCCGCCCGAGGGTTTGACAGCCATCTCCGGTTCCGCAACCCGGCACTACCTTTTCGGCCGTCAATCCATCCCCATGCGCCCGCAGCGCACGGCGGAACGTTGGCTGGAGCTGAAAGGCATCACCCGCAACAATCTCCACGGACTCGACGCGCGTTTCCCATTGGGTGTGCTCACGGCGGTGACGGGCATTTCCGGCTCGGGGAAGTCGAGCCTCGTGAGCCAGGCGCTGGTGGAACTGGTGGCCGAAACGCTGGGGCATTCCGCGGAAGCGGAGAACGATGAAGAACCCCGGCTGACGGGTGTTTCGGGCGGTCAGATCTTTGCCGGCATGGAACACATCGCTCGGCTGGTGCAGGTGAACCAGGCGCCCATCGGGCGCACGCCGCGCTCGAACCTTGCTACCTATACAGGGCTCTTCGATCATGTGCGGAAAATATTCGCAGAAACGCCCATGGCGCGCAGCCGCAAATACGACGCGGGGCGATTTTCCTTTAACGTTGCCAAAGGCCGATGCAAAACCTGCGAGGGCGAAGGGTTTGTGATGGTGGAATTACTTTTCCTGCCGAGTGTGTATTCTCCTTGTCCCGCCTGCCAGGGTGCGCGGTATAACGAGAAAACGTTGGAAGTGCAGTTCCGTGGGAAGAATATCGCCGAAGTGCTGGGTATGACGGTAGACCAGGCTTTCACCTTCTTCGACGGCGCCGAAAACGTGCAGCGCCCGCTGGGGGTGTTGCGGGATGTGGGGCTGGGTTACCTGCGGCTCGGCCAGCCGGCCACCGAACTTTCGGGCGGAGAGGCGCAGCGCATCAAACTGGCCACAGAGTTGCAACGTACGGGCCGTGGGAATACATTATATGTCCTGGATGAGCCCACTACCGGCCTGCACCCTTCTGATGTAGACAAGCTCGTGCTGCAGCTGGAAAGGCTCGTGGCGGCGGGGAACACGGTGATCGTTGTGGAGCACGACATGCGCGTGATCGCGGGGAGTGATTGGGTCATCGATATGGGACCGGGCGCGGGGGAGAAAGGAGGGAGCATCGTGGCGGAAGGGCCGCCGTCCACGGTAGCGAAAACAAAAAACAGTAAAACCGCTCCCTATCTGTCGGCATTCTTCGACACCATGCAATAA
- a CDS encoding class I SAM-dependent methyltransferase, which translates to MKDVFSEQSGDYVKFRPHYPGALFEYLRSIVPATNLAWDCGTGNGQVAEQLAAFFAKVEATDISRQQLDKARPNPHIRYTLQPAEKTDFADGSFDLVTVAQAIHWFDFDAFYKEVNRTLKPGGILAVIGYGLLHITPEIDTVIRQLYVEIVGKYWDRERKYVDENYLTIPFPYPPVPTPYFAHKETWSREHLTGYLSTWSAVQHYMKEEHRDPVALIAEALHAAWGDTPEREVHFPILLRIGQV; encoded by the coding sequence ATGAAAGATGTTTTCTCAGAACAGTCCGGGGACTATGTGAAATTCCGCCCCCACTACCCCGGAGCGCTATTCGAATACCTCCGCTCGATCGTTCCCGCCACCAACCTCGCCTGGGATTGCGGTACGGGAAACGGACAAGTCGCCGAACAACTCGCCGCATTTTTCGCAAAAGTGGAAGCCACGGATATCAGCCGCCAGCAACTCGACAAGGCGCGGCCCAATCCGCATATCCGATACACTCTCCAGCCGGCGGAAAAAACGGATTTCGCGGATGGTTCGTTCGACCTGGTGACCGTAGCGCAGGCCATCCACTGGTTCGACTTCGACGCGTTTTACAAGGAAGTGAACCGCACCCTCAAACCCGGGGGCATCCTGGCAGTTATCGGGTACGGACTGCTGCACATTACCCCTGAAATCGATACCGTCATCCGGCAACTGTATGTTGAGATCGTGGGAAAATACTGGGACCGCGAGCGCAAGTACGTCGACGAAAATTACCTCACTATCCCCTTTCCCTATCCGCCCGTTCCGACACCCTATTTTGCGCACAAGGAGACCTGGAGCCGGGAGCATCTAACCGGCTACCTTTCCACCTGGTCAGCCGTACAGCATTACATGAAGGAAGAACACCGCGACCCCGTGGCCCTCATCGCAGAAGCGCTGCATGCTGCCTGGGGCGATACCCCGGAACGGGAAGTGCATTTCCCCATCCTGTTGCGCATCGGGCAGGTTTGA
- a CDS encoding efflux RND transporter periplasmic adaptor subunit has product MHQITGGIAIALVAATLGGCVTKGDSGNQDSDVQSFPVLKLEQTDTVLHRHYVADIQAVRNVEVRARINGFLNKIHVDEGQQVKKGQLLFSLNEEEHRAELARAKAALSSAIAEAKAASLEVDRVKVLVTKKVISATELEVAQAKLAAYNAKIDEARSAETNAATQLSYASIRAPFDGFIDRIPLKAGSFVSEGNLLTTVSDIHNVYAYFNVSETEYLEFMRNGRDARRKVALELADGSHYVHEGHVETVESEFEENTGSIAFRARFPNPQQVLKHGASGKVTLTNRIDSCLLLPQKAVFEMQDKNYVYVVDTGNTVKMRSFEPGARVSHSYLVQGGLKPGERVVFEGVRNLREGMKIDPKLVPADQLKGL; this is encoded by the coding sequence ATGCACCAGATAACAGGAGGCATCGCAATTGCCCTTGTGGCCGCAACATTGGGCGGCTGCGTTACGAAAGGAGATTCCGGCAACCAGGACAGCGACGTGCAGTCGTTTCCCGTTTTAAAACTCGAACAGACCGACACCGTGCTGCACCGCCATTACGTGGCCGATATCCAGGCCGTCCGCAACGTGGAAGTAAGGGCGCGCATCAACGGTTTTCTCAATAAAATTCATGTCGATGAAGGCCAGCAGGTGAAGAAAGGGCAGTTGCTTTTCAGCCTGAACGAAGAAGAACACCGGGCGGAGCTGGCCCGCGCCAAAGCCGCGCTCAGTAGCGCCATCGCCGAGGCCAAAGCCGCCAGCCTGGAAGTGGACCGCGTGAAAGTGCTCGTGACGAAGAAAGTGATTTCCGCGACGGAGCTGGAAGTGGCCCAGGCCAAGCTCGCCGCTTATAACGCGAAGATCGACGAAGCCCGCAGCGCTGAAACCAATGCCGCCACGCAATTGTCGTACGCCAGCATCCGCGCGCCGTTCGACGGGTTCATCGACCGTATTCCCCTGAAAGCAGGCAGCTTTGTCAGTGAAGGCAACCTGCTGACTACGGTTTCCGACATTCACAATGTGTATGCTTACTTCAACGTATCGGAAACCGAATACCTCGAATTTATGAGGAACGGCCGCGACGCGCGCCGGAAAGTGGCGCTGGAACTGGCCGACGGGTCGCATTATGTGCACGAAGGCCATGTAGAAACCGTGGAAAGCGAGTTCGAGGAGAACACGGGCTCCATCGCATTCCGCGCGCGCTTCCCGAACCCGCAGCAGGTGCTCAAACATGGCGCCAGCGGCAAAGTGACGCTTACCAACCGGATCGACAGCTGCCTGCTGCTGCCGCAGAAAGCAGTATTCGAGATGCAGGATAAAAACTATGTGTACGTAGTGGATACAGGCAATACCGTGAAGATGCGCAGCTTCGAACCGGGCGCAAGGGTTTCCCATTCTTACCTCGTACAGGGAGGGTTAAAGCCCGGCGAGCGCGTCGTTTTCGAAGGCGTCCGCAACCTGCGCGAAGGCATGAAGATCGACCCGAAACTTGTGCCGGCCGATCAACTGAAAGGATTGTAA
- a CDS encoding alpha/beta hydrolase, protein MSHKNDNAADYSADPHLTPAVKKFLDILNAPGNVPVESLPVPEARQVLTGAQQSVKTDLSSVTITEKTITAGDFTLLLHIVKPEGAAPLLPGFLFIHGGGWVLGDFPTHQRLVRDLVVHSGAAAVFVNYTPTPDQHYPRAIDEIFAATQWLAENGREIGVDGNNIAIVGNSVGGNMSAVTAIRCNEKGGPKLKCQVLMWPVTNADFETKSWRRYGEQRFLTASLMKWMWSLYTTKDAQRDEPYASPLQADEKQLRGLPPTLIQVAENDILRSEGEAYGRKLSEAGVQATTIRYLGVIHDWGLLNGLAHLPETRSLVLHAAAELRYHLGM, encoded by the coding sequence ATGAGCCATAAAAACGACAATGCGGCCGATTATTCCGCTGACCCTCACCTGACGCCTGCAGTCAAAAAATTCCTGGACATCCTGAATGCTCCCGGCAATGTACCCGTCGAAAGCCTTCCCGTCCCGGAAGCCCGGCAAGTGCTCACGGGCGCCCAGCAATCGGTCAAAACGGACCTTTCCAGCGTAACCATCACCGAAAAAACCATCACTGCCGGCGATTTCACGTTGCTCCTGCACATTGTAAAGCCCGAAGGCGCCGCCCCGCTCCTCCCGGGATTCCTGTTCATCCACGGCGGCGGTTGGGTATTGGGCGACTTCCCCACGCACCAGCGCCTCGTGCGCGACCTCGTCGTTCATTCCGGCGCGGCGGCGGTGTTCGTAAATTACACCCCTACGCCTGACCAACACTATCCCCGCGCGATCGACGAAATCTTCGCCGCCACGCAATGGCTCGCCGAAAACGGCCGGGAAATAGGGGTGGATGGTAACAATATCGCTATCGTGGGCAACAGCGTGGGCGGCAATATGAGCGCGGTCACCGCCATCCGCTGCAACGAAAAAGGCGGCCCGAAGCTGAAGTGCCAGGTGCTGATGTGGCCGGTTACCAATGCGGATTTCGAGACCAAATCCTGGCGCCGGTATGGCGAGCAGCGTTTTCTCACCGCATCGCTCATGAAATGGATGTGGAGCCTCTACACCACGAAAGACGCGCAGCGCGATGAGCCCTATGCTTCTCCCCTGCAGGCTGATGAAAAACAGCTCAGGGGCCTCCCGCCCACGCTCATCCAGGTGGCGGAAAACGATATCCTCCGCTCTGAAGGAGAAGCCTACGGCCGGAAGCTCTCCGAAGCCGGCGTGCAGGCCACTACTATCCGGTACCTGGGCGTTATCCACGACTGGGGCTTGCTGAACGGTCTCGCTCATCTTCCCGAAACCCGCTCCCTCGTGCTGCATGCGGCGGCGGAACTGCGATATCATCTCGGGATGTAA
- a CDS encoding heparinase II/III family protein, with translation MKLSWLFLCLGLSLAAHGQTDSLPAGFRMPAHPRILWKTADDPLILQQISRPGPFREVHRTILGASEKIIAQPVLERQMTGRRLLGISRECLRRVFYLSYAWRTTKDARFADRAIREMMAVSAFTDWNPSHFLDVAEMTMGVAIGYDWLFDRLTPGQRAVITAAILEKGMRPSLEKKNSNWLRDHHNWNQVCNAGMLFGSMAVYEDAPELGLHLINRGIRSILLPMEAYQPSGAYPEGYSYWGYGTAFNVLFISALENLTGSDFGLSRQPGFLATASYFQHMAGPSGLPFNFSDAGNGGSLEPAMCWFAEKTGDPSLLFVEKQRLQRPGAHANNRLLPAMLLWGKKIDLNAIPTPANTFWTGEGETPVALMRSQWGDSSAMFIGFKAGSPGIAHAHMDVGSFVLDWGGVRWASDLGMQDYNSLESRGLSIWNRAQNGQRWQVMRYNNLVHNTLTVNGAFQRVESHADLTVTGNAKNKQFAIADMSAAYAGQLAKARRGMALVNGKRAIIRDEVEAGSGPDTLQWRWLTTAEVEMEGQRTIVLRKNGKSLRLVIDAPVPVKLQTWSTAPVHDWDAANPGTTLAGFEAILPEGFKGAFTVHVLPEGGRLNKVPKLDDWRTWKP, from the coding sequence ATGAAGCTATCCTGGCTTTTCCTTTGCCTGGGCCTGTCGTTGGCGGCCCATGGCCAAACCGATTCTTTGCCCGCCGGTTTCCGCATGCCCGCACATCCGCGCATCCTCTGGAAAACGGCGGATGATCCACTTATCCTCCAACAAATCTCCCGGCCCGGGCCATTCCGGGAAGTGCACCGCACCATCCTCGGCGCGTCCGAAAAAATAATCGCACAGCCGGTGCTGGAGCGGCAAATGACGGGCAGGCGACTGCTGGGAATTTCCCGGGAATGCCTGCGGCGGGTGTTTTACCTGTCATATGCCTGGCGTACTACCAAAGACGCCCGTTTTGCCGACAGGGCTATCCGGGAAATGATGGCGGTTTCCGCCTTCACCGACTGGAACCCATCCCACTTCCTCGACGTCGCAGAAATGACGATGGGCGTGGCCATCGGGTACGACTGGCTGTTCGACCGCCTCACGCCCGGACAGCGCGCCGTGATCACCGCCGCGATCCTGGAAAAAGGAATGCGGCCGTCGCTGGAAAAGAAAAACAGCAACTGGCTGAGAGATCATCACAACTGGAACCAGGTCTGCAACGCCGGCATGCTGTTCGGGTCGATGGCGGTGTATGAAGACGCGCCGGAGCTTGGTTTGCACCTCATCAACCGTGGTATCCGGAGCATTCTCTTGCCGATGGAGGCTTATCAACCCTCGGGCGCCTATCCCGAAGGTTATAGTTACTGGGGATATGGTACAGCGTTCAACGTGCTTTTCATCAGCGCGCTGGAGAACCTAACAGGCAGCGACTTCGGGCTTTCCCGTCAACCCGGTTTCCTCGCAACCGCTTCGTATTTTCAGCATATGGCCGGCCCATCCGGCCTGCCTTTCAACTTCTCAGACGCCGGCAACGGCGGCAGCCTCGAACCGGCGATGTGCTGGTTTGCGGAGAAAACAGGGGATCCGTCGCTGTTGTTCGTGGAAAAACAACGCCTGCAAAGGCCCGGCGCGCATGCCAACAACCGCTTGCTGCCCGCCATGTTGTTGTGGGGGAAAAAGATCGACCTGAACGCCATTCCAACGCCGGCAAACACTTTCTGGACCGGCGAAGGCGAAACGCCCGTGGCGCTCATGCGCAGCCAATGGGGCGACAGCTCCGCCATGTTCATCGGATTCAAAGCAGGCTCGCCCGGCATCGCGCACGCGCATATGGACGTGGGGTCTTTCGTGCTCGATTGGGGCGGCGTGCGTTGGGCATCCGACCTGGGGATGCAGGATTACAATTCCCTCGAATCCCGAGGCCTCAGTATCTGGAACCGGGCGCAGAACGGGCAGCGCTGGCAGGTGATGCGCTACAACAACCTCGTGCATAATACGCTCACGGTGAACGGCGCTTTCCAAAGAGTGGAAAGCCATGCGGACCTCACGGTCACGGGCAACGCCAAAAACAAACAATTCGCCATCGCCGACATGTCTGCCGCTTATGCCGGCCAGCTCGCTAAAGCCCGCAGGGGCATGGCATTGGTCAATGGTAAGCGCGCTATTATCCGCGACGAAGTGGAGGCGGGCAGCGGTCCGGATACCTTGCAATGGCGTTGGCTGACGACGGCCGAGGTGGAGATGGAGGGGCAGCGGACCATCGTGCTCCGCAAGAACGGCAAATCCCTGCGGCTGGTGATTGACGCGCCGGTTCCCGTGAAACTGCAAACCTGGTCCACGGCGCCGGTACACGACTGGGACGCCGCCAATCCCGGGACCACGCTCGCCGGTTTCGAAGCCATCCTGCCGGAAGGGTTCAAAGGAGCGTTTACGGTGCATGTGCTGCCGGAAGGAGGGCGGTTGAATAAAGTTCCGAAACTGGATGACTGGCGCACCTGGAAACCCTGA
- a CDS encoding DUF2975 domain-containing protein, with protein MPGNNPSLNGRIFHTFRWLVEIAWYTNFALIAIAITILSLVMFFDTDTHFSAMVDLTTPLSSIPATGATLEAKAAIIHMRVPINTFQQISAFFFLFLFEFIVIAVLFNLRKVLRSIKRQSPFTNEAIRRLRYTALFIALLAPYNLLLSILRGEIIHAYAPQAEHAFRMHWNIGLPYIIVAAVIYILVDVFRYGMRLQKENEAFV; from the coding sequence ATGCCTGGAAATAACCCTTCCTTAAACGGCCGTATTTTCCACACTTTCCGATGGCTCGTGGAAATAGCCTGGTACACGAACTTCGCCCTAATCGCCATCGCCATAACTATCCTCAGTTTGGTCATGTTTTTCGACACCGACACGCACTTCAGCGCAATGGTAGACCTGACTACGCCACTGTCTTCGATACCCGCAACGGGCGCCACCCTGGAGGCGAAAGCAGCCATCATCCACATGCGCGTACCGATTAACACGTTCCAGCAGATTTCCGCATTTTTCTTTTTATTCCTTTTCGAGTTCATCGTGATAGCGGTACTGTTCAACCTCCGCAAAGTGCTGCGCTCAATCAAACGGCAAAGCCCCTTCACGAACGAAGCCATCAGGAGGCTGCGCTACACGGCGCTTTTTATCGCGCTGCTCGCGCCATACAACCTGCTCCTGAGCATATTGCGGGGAGAAATCATACATGCCTATGCGCCGCAGGCGGAGCATGCATTTAGGATGCATTGGAATATTGGCCTGCCTTATATTATTGTTGCCGCCGTCATTTATATCCTCGTGGATGTTTTCAGGTACGGAATGCGGCTGCAAAAGGAAAACGAAGCTTTTGTATAA
- a CDS encoding nitronate monooxygenase, which translates to MHPNTITDMLAIRYPIFQGPMGAGLSTPALVAAVSEAGGLGGYGAYTLRPEEIHSLAADIRKLTAQPWNLNLWVSDVDDALSTYTDADFDGVKALFGPVFVELGIPVPAPAISIESKFEVQAEAMLAVKPAVFSFVFGIPDKKILEECRRQGIVTAGAATTLEEGLALEAADVDVIVAAGFEAGGHRPSFLRRPEDSLTGVFTLTQQLAKSVRKPIVAAGGIADAAGVEAALRLGASAVQIGTAFLACEESGATAPYRTRLFSPAARFTELTRIYTGRLARAVRTEMAGRFAGMECELAPFPLQSQLMAPVRQAALESGQWEYSAVWAGQAAGHLHHRHAAALMEELSACWRK; encoded by the coding sequence ATGCACCCCAATACGATTACAGACATGCTGGCGATCCGCTATCCCATTTTCCAGGGCCCGATGGGAGCGGGATTATCCACCCCGGCCCTTGTGGCGGCGGTTTCCGAAGCGGGTGGCCTGGGCGGCTACGGCGCGTATACGCTCCGGCCGGAAGAAATACACTCCCTGGCCGCTGATATCCGGAAACTGACGGCGCAACCCTGGAACCTTAATCTGTGGGTTTCTGACGTGGACGATGCATTGTCCACCTACACGGACGCGGATTTCGACGGGGTGAAAGCATTGTTCGGACCGGTTTTCGTTGAGCTGGGGATCCCCGTTCCCGCGCCTGCCATCTCCATAGAAAGCAAGTTCGAAGTGCAAGCGGAAGCCATGCTGGCCGTGAAGCCCGCGGTGTTCTCCTTCGTATTCGGGATTCCGGATAAAAAGATACTGGAAGAATGCCGGCGTCAGGGGATCGTAACTGCGGGCGCGGCTACAACCCTGGAAGAGGGCCTTGCCCTCGAAGCGGCGGATGTGGATGTGATTGTGGCGGCGGGGTTTGAGGCGGGCGGCCACCGGCCTAGTTTCCTCCGGAGGCCGGAAGATTCGCTGACGGGTGTTTTTACGCTCACGCAGCAACTGGCGAAATCGGTGCGCAAGCCTATCGTGGCCGCCGGCGGTATTGCGGACGCGGCTGGCGTGGAAGCGGCGCTGCGGCTGGGAGCTTCCGCCGTGCAAATCGGAACAGCGTTCCTGGCCTGCGAAGAATCAGGCGCCACCGCGCCTTACAGAACACGCCTGTTTTCGCCGGCGGCGCGCTTTACCGAACTCACCCGCATCTATACCGGCCGCCTCGCCCGCGCGGTGCGCACGGAAATGGCCGGAAGATTTGCGGGAATGGAATGCGAACTGGCGCCTTTCCCACTGCAATCACAATTGATGGCGCCCGTCAGGCAGGCGGCGCTGGAGTCCGGACAGTGGGAATATTCCGCCGTTTGGGCCGGACAGGCCGCCGGGCACCTGCATCACCGGCATGCCGCTGCGCTGATGGAGGAGCTCTCCGCATGCTGGCGAAAGTGA